The following nucleotide sequence is from Paenibacillus odorifer.
CTTCCGCAGCTTCTGTCCGATAACGCATTTCAACATTCTCCAGCTGAATCTCAGGAATATTTGTCGCTAGTGATGACATCCTCAGCCCCCCTTTTCAAAATAAGTCATGTTTATAATGTTATATAAACTGACGTGATATAGATAAGATCAAGAAAACTTCTATCGCATGTAGTATTAACTAACATGTTACACGCTGCTCACTGGACTCTCACTAGACAATTAGTAAAATAGCTCCTGTTAAATTGCGTCATTTTGTCTAGGAGACATTTTTTTGACTACAAACCCGAAGTATTTTTTTTATATCCGTAGATATGTGGTAATATTTATCCATATCTTTCCTCGGCAGGTGACAATAGACCCATGGGATCTATAATCTCGAACTATATTGTAATTGTTGCTATATCAGGTGTGCTGAGCGTCTTATTAGCCCTTTTCGCCTATTATAAAAAAACTGATTTCTTAGGAATCAGGGCTTTTGTTATAAGCTCCTTTACCTCTGCTATTTACACCTTCGGCTTCGCATTAGAGTTATCGGGGAAAACCCTGGAGGAAATCAGCTTCTGGATTAAGTTAGAATATCTGGGGATGCCCTTCATTGCGCCAGCTAGTCTAATCATGGTGATCCATTTCGTTGGGCTGGAGACGCTGTTTAAAAAAGGCATACGGGCGGCGTTATTTATCATTCCGTTCATTACAACGCTGCTGGTTTGGACCAATGATTACCATCATCTCTTCTATAAATCCATTTATTTACGGGAAAATACGCCCACCCCACTCGTTGATGTTGTGATGGGACCTTGGTATATCGTTCACGGCAGCTTTACTTTTGGCTGTCTGCTGGCAGCCATTTGCCTCATGATATGGCAGTGGAACCGGATGAAGCGGGTATACCGCAGGCAGATCATCACAATAATAATCGGGTTAAGTCTTCCAACACTTGGCTCTTTTTTGTATCTGATGGGCTTGACTCCTTACGGAATGGATCCCGTCCCGATCATTATGAGCCTGACCTCCTCCCTATATATTTGGGCTATTTTATCCCGGGGCATGTTAACGGCTGCGCCTATTGCTCGTGAGAATCTCTTCGAGAGCATGCGGGAGGGAGTGCTTGTCACCGACCGCTCGGACATGCTCGTCGATTACAATCGTGCAGCCGCGGATATGATAGAGGGGCTCAACTCCTCATCGATTGGCAAACCGCTAGCGCAATTGTTTCTTAACGCAGGCAAAGACGCCTTGTCCTATGTGATGGACGCCGAGCCGCTGTTGCGCGAAGAACGGGAAGTGGCTTGGAACAAAGCAGAGGAGGTCTGCTATTATCAAATCCGTTCCTCTCCGGTACAAAAACAAGAGGGGCACATAGCAGGACAGATGATCATGCTGATTGACGTGACTGAACGAATACTGCTTCAGGAGAAGCTGCGCCAATTGGCTACGATGGACAGCCTAACCGGTATCTATAACCGCTCCTATTTTTTGGAGCTGAGTCGAGCTCTCCTTGCCCGGTCCGCCAGCCTGCGAAGTTCATTATCTATGATTTTGCTGGATGTGGACTTCTTCAAGAGCATTAATGACCGCTATGGACATCAATACGGAGATCAAGCTCTCCAGCATATTGTCCAAGTGTGCAGCAGACATCTGCGGGAGGGAGATCTCTTTGGCCGTTATGGTGGCGAGGAATTTGTGATCTGTCTGCCAGAGACGTCG
It contains:
- a CDS encoding histidine kinase N-terminal 7TM domain-containing diguanylate cyclase translates to MGSIISNYIVIVAISGVLSVLLALFAYYKKTDFLGIRAFVISSFTSAIYTFGFALELSGKTLEEISFWIKLEYLGMPFIAPASLIMVIHFVGLETLFKKGIRAALFIIPFITTLLVWTNDYHHLFYKSIYLRENTPTPLVDVVMGPWYIVHGSFTFGCLLAAICLMIWQWNRMKRVYRRQIITIIIGLSLPTLGSFLYLMGLTPYGMDPVPIIMSLTSSLYIWAILSRGMLTAAPIARENLFESMREGVLVTDRSDMLVDYNRAAADMIEGLNSSSIGKPLAQLFLNAGKDALSYVMDAEPLLREEREVAWNKAEEVCYYQIRSSPVQKQEGHIAGQMIMLIDVTERILLQEKLRQLATMDSLTGIYNRSYFLELSRALLARSASLRSSLSMILLDVDFFKSINDRYGHQYGDQALQHIVQVCSRHLREGDLFGRYGGEEFVICLPETSLKQAALLCETIRADIEQSTLYTVIGPINVTASFGVVEALNPEATLEELLSEADHALYSSKRNGRNAVHLSQRSEIILFKPV